Proteins encoded in a region of the Pseudothermotoga elfii DSM 9442 = NBRC 107921 genome:
- a CDS encoding 2-hydroxyacyl-CoA dehydratase subunit D: protein MSEKSVAFGRFLKKFLDKPLLFKRFLNLGLSAELARRKMAAITRNDFTSWMDFAALKAVQKAVCGDTAWVNLFFPVEIIHAFRLNCVSAEGLSGMFASMLLEDTAITKAESLGISRNLCTFHRTGIGISYSGFFPGPSFVATTNILCDGNIPVFTTYSKLYSVPLYVIDVPRNNHLGSEEYLVRQMEDLIFNIENHLGRKFVYSELVKQLEIEKEALDIMREAYHKLCIRPLPMELYQHVNALYSFHIAPKHYILKAAKSLIKYDKPPENNKKILWLHLAPYYDNELYKIFCRTSKTIVATSEFEWDWLYWQVDPVHPFQSLAKKLMLNPEIGPVEKRIDFVSKLALDFKVDGVIHFNHWGCKQSWGSIHLIKENFEKLGIPFLAIDGDCVDHSNQSSAQFKTRIEAFLEMIE from the coding sequence ATGAGTGAGAAAAGCGTTGCGTTTGGCAGATTTCTGAAAAAATTTCTCGATAAACCGTTGCTGTTCAAAAGATTTTTGAATCTTGGCTTGTCAGCAGAATTAGCAAGAAGAAAAATGGCTGCCATTACCAGAAATGACTTCACCAGCTGGATGGATTTTGCGGCATTGAAAGCTGTACAAAAAGCTGTGTGCGGTGATACAGCATGGGTCAATCTATTTTTCCCTGTTGAAATTATACACGCATTCAGACTCAATTGTGTTTCTGCCGAAGGATTATCTGGAATGTTTGCTTCTATGCTCCTTGAGGACACAGCTATAACAAAAGCCGAATCTTTGGGAATTTCTCGAAATCTTTGCACCTTTCACAGGACAGGAATCGGCATAAGTTACTCGGGTTTTTTTCCAGGTCCTTCCTTTGTAGCAACAACGAATATTCTCTGTGATGGAAATATCCCTGTATTCACCACATATTCGAAACTGTATTCAGTACCTCTTTATGTCATAGATGTTCCAAGAAACAATCACTTGGGCAGCGAAGAATATCTGGTCAGGCAAATGGAAGATCTTATTTTCAACATAGAAAACCATCTTGGAAGGAAATTTGTCTATTCAGAACTTGTAAAACAACTTGAAATAGAAAAAGAGGCCCTCGATATAATGAGAGAAGCCTACCATAAACTTTGCATTAGACCGCTACCAATGGAATTGTACCAGCATGTCAACGCACTGTATTCTTTTCATATCGCCCCAAAGCATTATATTTTAAAGGCTGCAAAATCACTTATCAAATACGACAAACCACCAGAAAACAATAAAAAAATTCTCTGGTTACACCTCGCACCATATTACGATAACGAACTCTACAAAATCTTTTGCAGAACTTCTAAAACAATTGTTGCAACGAGTGAGTTCGAATGGGATTGGCTGTACTGGCAGGTAGATCCGGTGCATCCTTTTCAATCTCTTGCGAAGAAACTCATGCTAAACCCGGAAATTGGTCCCGTTGAAAAAAGAATAGATTTTGTTAGCAAATTGGCGCTGGATTTCAAGGTTGATGGCGTTATACATTTTAATCACTGGGGTTGCAAGCAGTCGTGGGGCAGCATTCATTTGATAAAGGAAAATTTTGAAAAACTTGGAATACCGTTTCTTGCAATAGATGGAGATTGCGTGGATCATTCAAATCAGTCATCTGCTCAGTTCAAAACACGAATTGAAGCCTTTTTGGAGATGATAGAGTGA
- a CDS encoding acyl-CoA dehydratase activase, with translation MIVYNCPLVPFEFFKALDIPAKRIQNSGCEFELFHSNICSFCKNSFPSVNPEEIVIWVDSCDSMRRSEDFLKRACTVFDLHIPVTVNEKNVDKLAHDLRNLWNNLKQRYGEADDEKLIIEHKNFQKQSEKLLKLLNNDLRSSAELYEQMTCQKWIGSVEKKGIPILILGAYVEKDLIKVIEDSGGYALNGTCSGPFAIIGENLNSNDVFKNMAFRILKKSIVCMRSAHNRDIEKIINFYRPSGIILHTIKFCDFYGFDEKILRNLKIPFTVVENDLSGTSAQLKTRMEALIELVKNSEKQPERKCYYFVGIDSGSTTTKIAVINKDMKIVYQDIIKTGAYPNLASKAIFEKMLAKLNIKKEAVYVVSTGYGRSSVDFADEQITEITCHAKGVYQFLPQTRTVIDIGGQDSKVIRIENGKVIDFVMNDKCAAGTGRFLEVMANVLDVPLDEIGELSLRYSTELSISSVCTVFAESEVISLRSHGHSREDILHAVHLAIARRIGTMCQRVNADVPTVLTGGVAQNRGVKFALEKHMNTRIDIPKNPVLMGAIGAALIGAEKHLQ, from the coding sequence GTGATTGTATACAATTGTCCTCTTGTCCCGTTTGAGTTTTTTAAAGCCCTTGATATACCTGCAAAACGTATTCAAAACTCTGGTTGTGAATTTGAATTGTTTCATTCGAATATATGCTCATTCTGTAAAAACTCATTTCCCTCGGTGAATCCTGAAGAAATTGTCATCTGGGTGGATTCGTGTGACTCAATGAGAAGAAGCGAAGATTTTTTAAAGAGAGCTTGTACTGTTTTCGACCTTCACATACCTGTTACCGTAAATGAAAAAAATGTCGACAAGCTGGCTCACGATTTGAGAAATCTCTGGAACAACCTCAAGCAGAGATACGGAGAAGCCGATGATGAAAAACTCATCATTGAACACAAGAATTTTCAAAAACAAAGTGAAAAGCTTTTGAAACTGCTTAACAACGATTTAAGATCTTCGGCGGAGCTTTATGAACAGATGACCTGCCAAAAGTGGATTGGTTCTGTTGAGAAAAAAGGTATACCAATATTGATCCTCGGAGCCTATGTTGAAAAAGACCTGATAAAGGTAATCGAAGACAGCGGGGGATATGCCTTAAATGGAACCTGTTCAGGACCGTTCGCGATAATTGGTGAGAATCTTAACAGCAACGATGTTTTCAAAAACATGGCCTTCAGAATTTTGAAAAAAAGTATCGTATGTATGCGATCTGCACATAACAGAGATATAGAAAAAATAATAAATTTCTACAGGCCATCCGGTATAATCTTACATACAATAAAATTTTGTGACTTCTACGGTTTCGACGAAAAAATTCTGAGAAACCTTAAAATTCCATTTACTGTTGTTGAAAATGATCTCAGCGGCACCAGCGCTCAATTGAAAACACGAATGGAGGCTTTGATAGAATTAGTGAAAAATTCAGAAAAGCAACCGGAAAGAAAATGCTACTACTTTGTCGGAATTGACAGTGGTTCAACAACAACGAAAATAGCTGTAATTAACAAAGACATGAAGATTGTTTATCAAGACATAATTAAAACAGGCGCTTATCCTAACTTAGCATCAAAAGCCATTTTTGAGAAAATGCTTGCAAAATTGAATATCAAAAAAGAAGCTGTCTATGTCGTATCAACAGGATACGGTAGGTCTTCCGTGGATTTTGCAGATGAGCAAATAACTGAAATAACCTGTCATGCAAAAGGAGTATATCAATTTCTGCCACAAACACGCACAGTAATCGATATAGGTGGTCAGGATAGCAAGGTGATAAGAATTGAAAACGGTAAGGTAATCGACTTTGTTATGAATGACAAATGCGCCGCTGGTACAGGAAGATTCCTCGAGGTGATGGCGAACGTTCTCGACGTCCCGTTGGATGAAATAGGTGAACTTTCCCTGAGATATTCAACAGAATTAAGCATAAGCAGCGTCTGCACAGTTTTTGCCGAATCCGAAGTGATCTCGCTGAGATCACACGGTCATTCGCGAGAGGATATACTGCACGCAGTTCACCTGGCAATTGCACGGAGGATAGGCACAATGTGCCAGCGAGTCAATGCAGATGTCCCGACTGTTTTAACAGGTGGAGTAGCTCAAAACAGAGGTGTAAAATTTGCTCTCGAAAAACACATGAACACTCGTATCGATATTCCAAAAAACCCTGTGCTGATGGGTGCTATCGGCGCTGCGCTTATAGGTGCTGAAAAACATCTTCAATGA